One stretch of Vicinamibacteria bacterium DNA includes these proteins:
- a CDS encoding DUF5996 family protein, which translates to MSPADLTDKWPALPLAEWKDTYRTLHRWTQMVGKVQLALTPRTNHFWNVTLHLNARGLTTMAIPVGTGACTIDFDFVDHVLRIDVGHGDRRLIPLAPQPIAQFYERFMATLRALGIQARIWPMPVEVPDPIRFDGDTAGAYDAAAVERFWRILVRVDAILGEFRARFIGKCSPVHFFWGSFDLAVTRFSGRPAPPRPGADAMTREAYSHECNSAGWWPGGGAIDGPAFYAYAAPEPAGLSAAGIGPGAAFYSADMKEFIYRYDDMRSTPDPRAALLEFLQTTYEAGASLAKWDRPALERSASP; encoded by the coding sequence ATGAGCCCCGCCGACCTGACCGACAAGTGGCCGGCCCTGCCCCTTGCCGAGTGGAAGGACACCTACCGCACCCTGCACCGGTGGACGCAGATGGTGGGCAAGGTCCAGCTCGCGCTAACGCCCCGCACGAACCACTTCTGGAACGTCACCCTCCACCTGAATGCCCGCGGGCTCACCACCATGGCGATACCCGTCGGGACCGGAGCCTGCACGATCGACTTCGACTTCGTCGACCACGTGCTGCGCATCGACGTCGGCCACGGCGACCGACGCTTGATTCCGCTCGCCCCTCAGCCGATTGCCCAGTTCTACGAGCGCTTTATGGCCACGCTCCGCGCGCTCGGCATCCAAGCCCGGATCTGGCCGATGCCGGTGGAGGTGCCCGATCCCATCCGCTTCGACGGGGACACCGCCGGCGCCTACGATGCCGCTGCCGTCGAGCGCTTCTGGCGCATCCTCGTGCGGGTGGACGCCATCCTCGGAGAGTTCCGGGCCCGCTTCATCGGCAAGTGCAGCCCCGTGCATTTCTTCTGGGGAAGCTTCGACCTCGCGGTCACCCGTTTCTCGGGCCGTCCGGCGCCGCCCCGGCCCGGCGCCGACGCCATGACGCGCGAGGCGTATTCCCACGAGTGCAACAGCGCGGGATGGTGGCCGGGCGGCGGCGCCATCGATGGCCCAGCCTTCTATGCCTACGCGGCGCCCGAGCCCGCGGGCCTGTCTGCGGCCGGCATCGGGCCCGGCGCCGCCTTTTACAGCGCGGACATGAAGGAGTTCATCTACCGCTACGACGACATGCGCTCCACCCCGGATCCCCGGGCAGCGCTGCTCG